A portion of the Plodia interpunctella isolate USDA-ARS_2022_Savannah chromosome 4, ilPloInte3.2, whole genome shotgun sequence genome contains these proteins:
- the LOC128669276 gene encoding antichymotrypsin-2-like isoform X1, producing the protein MYKIVILVLFTKIKFISSVKNNVTISNGIATALGTWPLRYTSKNMAVSTLPLRLALNKLAVAADGQTREQLMTILGVDDVKDLPKFFPRLENQIKCLRDSDLIMLNKIYVNQSDALSPSFFADSYHNFGVQVEKINFSSQNPDGVVHFVNDWIEADSFKRITNLLSNNDIKRHYNMILVNAIHMKPTWEKTFDIRMSVMKPFQYQNLTESAPIRMMTEVEKDFYYYQDSKNKFQVLMIHLLCDGCKITYFLPNKVTGLPQLLSLLTRNPDIMQNAVKNLKMETLNVRLPVMKMKNAMNWNAYLHELGARKMFDYKSSGLDSMAQSTNYFLGKAIQKVFLEVDEFGVHRVAPHVPIALPEFKYKHTIPQFVADHPFFFKVEIEENGISHELLSGVFYGPEEDSLIRQKIA; encoded by the exons ATGTATAAAATAGTGATTTTAG ttttatttactaaaataaaatttatttcgagTGTTAAAAACAATGTGACTATCAGCAATGGGATCGCCACAGCCTTAGGCACC TGGCCACTGCGGTATACCAGCAAGAACATGGCGGTGTCCACGCTGCCGTTACGACTGGCTCTCAACAAGCTCGCGGTCGCAGCCGACGGACAGACGCGGGAGCAACTCATGACTATATTAGGTGTCGATGATGTAaaggat TTGCCAAAATTCTTCCCTCGTTTGGAGAACCAAATCAAGTGTCTCCGGGATTCCGACCTGATCATGTTGAACAAAATCTACGTGAACCAAAGTGACGCTCTTTCTCCCAGCTTTTTCGCCGATTCTTACCATAACTTTGGGGTACAAGTAGAGAAGATAAATTTTTCTTCCCAAAATCCAGATGGCGTTGTTCATTTTGTTAACGATTGG atagaAGCGGATTCATTTAAACGAATTACAAATTTGCTATCGAATAATGATATCAAACGACATTATAACATGATTTTAGTGAATGCTATTCACATGAAG CCAACGTGGGAGAAAACATTTGACATCCGTATGTCGGTCATGAAGCCGTTCCAGTACCAAAACTTGACTGAAAGCGCTCCAATCAGAATGATGACTGAAGTGGAGAAAGACTTTTATTACTATCAAGATAGCAAGAACAAATTCCAG GTATTAATGATTCACCTATTGTGTGATGGTTGCAAAATCACCTACTTTCTTCCCAACAAAGTAACGGGCCTTCCTCAACTGTTGAGCCTACTGACGAGGAATCCAGACATAATGCAAAACGCTGTGAAGAATCTGAAGATGGAAACACTTAATGTGCGTCTACCAGTGATGAAGATGAAGAATGCTATGAATTGGAATGCTTACTTGCATGAg ttGGGAGCCAGAAAGATGTTTGACTATAAATCGTCTGGACTAGATTCCATGGCACAGTCTACTAATTACTTCTTAGGGAAAGCGATACAAAAAGTATTCCTAGAAGTTGACGAGTTCGGAGTACATAGAGTTGCAC CGCACGTACCTATCGCGCTGCCCGAGTTTAAATACAAGCACACAATACCACAGTTCGTTGCTGACCATCCGTTCTTCTTCAAAGTGgaaattgaagaaaatggCATCTCTCATGAGCTCCTTAGCGGCGTCTTTTATGGGCCTGAGGAAGATTCTCTTATTCGTCAAAAGATTGCTTGA
- the LOC128669276 gene encoding antichymotrypsin-2-like isoform X2, with protein MAVSTLPLRLALNKLAVAADGQTREQLMTILGVDDVKDLPKFFPRLENQIKCLRDSDLIMLNKIYVNQSDALSPSFFADSYHNFGVQVEKINFSSQNPDGVVHFVNDWIEADSFKRITNLLSNNDIKRHYNMILVNAIHMKPTWEKTFDIRMSVMKPFQYQNLTESAPIRMMTEVEKDFYYYQDSKNKFQVLMIHLLCDGCKITYFLPNKVTGLPQLLSLLTRNPDIMQNAVKNLKMETLNVRLPVMKMKNAMNWNAYLHELGARKMFDYKSSGLDSMAQSTNYFLGKAIQKVFLEVDEFGVHRVAPHVPIALPEFKYKHTIPQFVADHPFFFKVEIEENGISHELLSGVFYGPEEDSLIRQKIA; from the exons ATGGCGGTGTCCACGCTGCCGTTACGACTGGCTCTCAACAAGCTCGCGGTCGCAGCCGACGGACAGACGCGGGAGCAACTCATGACTATATTAGGTGTCGATGATGTAaaggat TTGCCAAAATTCTTCCCTCGTTTGGAGAACCAAATCAAGTGTCTCCGGGATTCCGACCTGATCATGTTGAACAAAATCTACGTGAACCAAAGTGACGCTCTTTCTCCCAGCTTTTTCGCCGATTCTTACCATAACTTTGGGGTACAAGTAGAGAAGATAAATTTTTCTTCCCAAAATCCAGATGGCGTTGTTCATTTTGTTAACGATTGG atagaAGCGGATTCATTTAAACGAATTACAAATTTGCTATCGAATAATGATATCAAACGACATTATAACATGATTTTAGTGAATGCTATTCACATGAAG CCAACGTGGGAGAAAACATTTGACATCCGTATGTCGGTCATGAAGCCGTTCCAGTACCAAAACTTGACTGAAAGCGCTCCAATCAGAATGATGACTGAAGTGGAGAAAGACTTTTATTACTATCAAGATAGCAAGAACAAATTCCAG GTATTAATGATTCACCTATTGTGTGATGGTTGCAAAATCACCTACTTTCTTCCCAACAAAGTAACGGGCCTTCCTCAACTGTTGAGCCTACTGACGAGGAATCCAGACATAATGCAAAACGCTGTGAAGAATCTGAAGATGGAAACACTTAATGTGCGTCTACCAGTGATGAAGATGAAGAATGCTATGAATTGGAATGCTTACTTGCATGAg ttGGGAGCCAGAAAGATGTTTGACTATAAATCGTCTGGACTAGATTCCATGGCACAGTCTACTAATTACTTCTTAGGGAAAGCGATACAAAAAGTATTCCTAGAAGTTGACGAGTTCGGAGTACATAGAGTTGCAC CGCACGTACCTATCGCGCTGCCCGAGTTTAAATACAAGCACACAATACCACAGTTCGTTGCTGACCATCCGTTCTTCTTCAAAGTGgaaattgaagaaaatggCATCTCTCATGAGCTCCTTAGCGGCGTCTTTTATGGGCCTGAGGAAGATTCTCTTATTCGTCAAAAGATTGCTTGA